The following proteins are encoded in a genomic region of Poecilia reticulata strain Guanapo linkage group LG11, Guppy_female_1.0+MT, whole genome shotgun sequence:
- the LOC103473005 gene encoding transcriptional regulator ATRX homolog isoform X11, whose amino-acid sequence MKVRQTVRMDSSTASSMVAHRSAGKESSSSDEEEFVPLSKLLMRPHSDDKKSCDNAQGNANSRKSGASDNSSDDEPPKKPAATERKETSPARSDASEARNSDSNAADDSDNEPQVKTSKPSARAAKKKPVGRKKKASDDSSDDESLQEKKKPAAKDKKETSPPPKSDASEDRKSADDSDNEPPVKTCRPSARSVKKKPAGRKKKASDDSSDDEWLQEKKKPAAKDKKETSPPQKSDASEDRKSADDSDNEPPVKTSRPSARSAKKKPAGRKKKASDDSSDNESLKEKRKPAGRKKKASDDSSDDESLQEKKKPAAKDKKETSPPPKSDASEDRKSADDSDNEPPVKTSRPSARSVKKKPAGRKKKDASDDDEPLTKKKKPAAKDKKETSPPKSDQSEDRNSDSNADDDSDYDHQVKTSKPPARSAKKKQTPGRKKKPAGRKQKAPSERDESSDDEPLSKVAQELPAKRKRKPVQLFSKSSPVVKSKRNASRRSVNYAETSSEHSSDDEQLLVTKKTTNDSSRRATASKQKSLKDASSSEDDGSPRRKPSQESTKSKRLRGRPTKKASGNWDDDDSSDDEAAANRSNQRTKSRTKASTRKRRNQKQKTWKDVPSSISDEEAAIRTAKHTEVTRKVKVALQRCDGEDKESAAAAAAAKPTTEEEETEEKSTAEKSSEEE is encoded by the exons ATGAAAGTGAGACAGACCGTGAGGATGGACTCCAGCACTGCTAGCAGCATGGTGGCCCACCGATCTGCAG GGAAGGAAAGCTCCAGCTCTGATGAAGAGGAGTTCGTCCCGCTGTCGAAGCTCCTCATGAGGCCGCATAGCGACGACAAGAAGTCATGTGACAACGCCCAAGGCAACGCCAACTCGAGGAAGAGCGGAG CTTCGGATAATTCATCAGACGACGAGCCGCCAAAGAAACCAGCAGCGACGGAGAGAAAGGAAACTTCTCCTGCCAGATCTGACGCCTCAGAGGCCAGAAACTCCG attCCAACGCAGCTGACGACTCCGATAACGAGCCTCAGGTGAAAACATCCAAACCTTCAGCCAGAGCAGCGAAGAAGAAACCGGTCGGGAGGAAGAAGAAAG CTTCAGATGACTCCTCGGATGACGAGTCGctacaagagaagaagaaaccagcagcaaaagacaaaaaggaaactTCTCCTCCTCCCAAATCTGACGCCTCAGAGGACAGGAAGTCGGCTGATGACTCTGATAACGAGCCTCCGGTGAAAACATGCAGACCTTCAGCCAGATCAGTGAAGAAGAAACCAGCAGGCAGGAAGAAGAAAG CGTCAGATGATTCCTCGGATGACGAGTGGctacaagagaagaagaaaccagcagcaaaagacaaaaaggaaactTCTCCTCCTCAAAAATCTGACGCCTCAGAGGACAGGAAGTCGGCTGATGACTCCGATAACGAGCCTCCGGTGAAAACATCCAGACCTTCAGCCAGATCAGCGAAGAAGAAACCAGCAGGCAGGAAGAAGAAAG ctTCAGATGACTCCTCAGACAACGAGTCGCTAAAAGAGAAGAGGAAACCAGCAGGCAGGAAGAAGAAAG CTTCAGATGAYTCCTCRGATGACGAGTCKctacaagagaagaagaaaccagcagcaaaagacaaaaaggaaactTCTCCTCCTCCCAAATCTGACGCCTCAGAGGACAGGAAGTCGGCTGATGACTCCGATAACGAGCCTCCGGTGAAAACATCCAGACCTTCAGCCAGATCAGTGAAGAAGAAACCAGCAGGCAGGAAGAAGAAAG ACGCCTCCGACGACGACGAGCCGCTgaccaagaagaagaaaccagcagcgaaagacaaaaaggaaactTCTCCTCCCAAGTCCGACCAATCAGAGGACAGAAACTCTG aTTCAAACGCAGATGATGACTCTGACTACGATCATCAGGTGAAAACATCCAAACCTCCAGCCAGGTCAGCGAAGAAGAAACAAACTCCAGGGAGGAAGAAGAAACCAGCGGGCAGGAAGCAGAAAG cGCCGTCAGAGCGCGACGAAAGCTCCGACGACGAGCCGTTAAGCAAAGTTGCTCAGGAACTTCCTgcgaagaggaagaggaaacccGTCCAGCTGTTCTCTAAATCCTCTCCGGTTGTGAAATCCAAGAGGAACGCCTCCAGGAGGAGCG taaactaCGCCGAGACGTCGAGTGAGCACAGCTCTGATGACGAGCAGCTGCTTgtgacgaagaagacgacaaacGACTCATCCAGGAGAGCGACGGCTTCCAAACAAAAATCCCTAAAAG atgcttcGTCTTCCGAAGACGACGGCTCTCCCCGACGGAAACCGAGTCAGGAATCCACGAAGAGCAAGAGGCTGCGAGGAAGACCGACGAAGAAGGCCTcag GAAACTGGGATGACGACGACAGCTCAGATGACGAAGCTGCGGCGAATCGCTCCAACCAGAgaacaaagagcagaacaaaagcTTCGACCCGGAAACGGAGGAATCAGAAGCAGAAAACGTGGAAAG acgTGCCGAGCAGCATTTCAGACGAGGAGGCTGCGATCCGAACAGCCAAACACACAGAAGTGACCAGAAAGGTGAAAGTCGCTCTGCAGAGGTGTGACGGTGAAGACAAAGAGTCCGctgcagccgccgccgccgccaaaCCCACAACAG aagaagaagagaccGAAGAAAAGTCGACAGCAGAAAAATCCTCTGAGGAGGAATAA
- the LOC103473005 gene encoding nucleolin 2-like isoform X14, protein MKVRQTVRMDSSTASSMVAHRSAGKESSSSDEEEFVPLSKLLMRPHSDDKKSCDNAQGNANSRKSGASDNSSDDEPPKKPAATERKETSPARSDASEARNSDSNAADDSDNEPQVKTSKPSARAAKKKPVGRKKKASDDSSDDEWLQEKKKPAAKDKKETSPPQKSDASEDRKSADDSDNEPPVKTSRPSARSAKKKPAGRKKKASDDSSDNESLKEKRKPAGRKKKASDDSSDDESLQEKKKPAAKDKKETSPPPKSDASEDRKSADDSDNEPPVKTSRPSARSVKKKPAGRKKKDASDDDEPLTKKKKPAAKDKKETSPPKSDQSEDRNSDSNADDDSDYDHQVKTSKPPARSAKKKQTPGRKKKPAGRKQKAPSERDESSDDEPLSKVAQELPAKRKRKPVQLFSKSSPVVKSKRNASRRSVNYAETSSEHSSDDEQLLVTKKTTNDSSRRATASKQKSLKDASSSEDDGSPRRKPSQESTKSKRLRGRPTKKASGNWDDDDSSDDEAAANRSNQRTKSRTKASTRKRRNQKQKTWKDVPSSISDEEAAIRTAKHTEVTRKVKVALQRCDGEDKESAAAAAAAKPTTEEEETEEKSTAEKSSEEE, encoded by the exons ATGAAAGTGAGACAGACCGTGAGGATGGACTCCAGCACTGCTAGCAGCATGGTGGCCCACCGATCTGCAG GGAAGGAAAGCTCCAGCTCTGATGAAGAGGAGTTCGTCCCGCTGTCGAAGCTCCTCATGAGGCCGCATAGCGACGACAAGAAGTCATGTGACAACGCCCAAGGCAACGCCAACTCGAGGAAGAGCGGAG CTTCGGATAATTCATCAGACGACGAGCCGCCAAAGAAACCAGCAGCGACGGAGAGAAAGGAAACTTCTCCTGCCAGATCTGACGCCTCAGAGGCCAGAAACTCCG attCCAACGCAGCTGACGACTCCGATAACGAGCCTCAGGTGAAAACATCCAAACCTTCAGCCAGAGCAGCGAAGAAGAAACCGGTCGGGAGGAAGAAGAAAG CGTCAGATGATTCCTCGGATGACGAGTGGctacaagagaagaagaaaccagcagcaaaagacaaaaaggaaactTCTCCTCCTCAAAAATCTGACGCCTCAGAGGACAGGAAGTCGGCTGATGACTCCGATAACGAGCCTCCGGTGAAAACATCCAGACCTTCAGCCAGATCAGCGAAGAAGAAACCAGCAGGCAGGAAGAAGAAAG ctTCAGATGACTCCTCAGACAACGAGTCGCTAAAAGAGAAGAGGAAACCAGCAGGCAGGAAGAAGAAAG CTTCAGATGAYTCCTCRGATGACGAGTCKctacaagagaagaagaaaccagcagcaaaagacaaaaaggaaactTCTCCTCCTCCCAAATCTGACGCCTCAGAGGACAGGAAGTCGGCTGATGACTCCGATAACGAGCCTCCGGTGAAAACATCCAGACCTTCAGCCAGATCAGTGAAGAAGAAACCAGCAGGCAGGAAGAAGAAAG ACGCCTCCGACGACGACGAGCCGCTgaccaagaagaagaaaccagcagcgaaagacaaaaaggaaactTCTCCTCCCAAGTCCGACCAATCAGAGGACAGAAACTCTG aTTCAAACGCAGATGATGACTCTGACTACGATCATCAGGTGAAAACATCCAAACCTCCAGCCAGGTCAGCGAAGAAGAAACAAACTCCAGGGAGGAAGAAGAAACCAGCGGGCAGGAAGCAGAAAG cGCCGTCAGAGCGCGACGAAAGCTCCGACGACGAGCCGTTAAGCAAAGTTGCTCAGGAACTTCCTgcgaagaggaagaggaaacccGTCCAGCTGTTCTCTAAATCCTCTCCGGTTGTGAAATCCAAGAGGAACGCCTCCAGGAGGAGCG taaactaCGCCGAGACGTCGAGTGAGCACAGCTCTGATGACGAGCAGCTGCTTgtgacgaagaagacgacaaacGACTCATCCAGGAGAGCGACGGCTTCCAAACAAAAATCCCTAAAAG atgcttcGTCTTCCGAAGACGACGGCTCTCCCCGACGGAAACCGAGTCAGGAATCCACGAAGAGCAAGAGGCTGCGAGGAAGACCGACGAAGAAGGCCTcag GAAACTGGGATGACGACGACAGCTCAGATGACGAAGCTGCGGCGAATCGCTCCAACCAGAgaacaaagagcagaacaaaagcTTCGACCCGGAAACGGAGGAATCAGAAGCAGAAAACGTGGAAAG acgTGCCGAGCAGCATTTCAGACGAGGAGGCTGCGATCCGAACAGCCAAACACACAGAAGTGACCAGAAAGGTGAAAGTCGCTCTGCAGAGGTGTGACGGTGAAGACAAAGAGTCCGctgcagccgccgccgccgccaaaCCCACAACAG aagaagaagagaccGAAGAAAAGTCGACAGCAGAAAAATCCTCTGAGGAGGAATAA
- the LOC103473005 gene encoding nucleolar and coiled-body phosphoprotein 1-like isoform X4: MKVRQTVRMDSSTASSMVAHRSAGKESSSSDEEEFVPLSKLLMRPHSDDKKSCDNAQGNANSRKSGASDNSSDDEPPKKPAATERKETSPARSDASEARNSDSNAADDSDNEPQVKTSKPSARAAKKKPVGRKKKASDDSSDDESLQEKKKPAAKDKKETSPPPKSDASEDRKSADDSDNEPPVKTCRPSARSVKKKPAGRKKKASDDSSDNESLKEKRKPAGRKKKASDDSDDDEPLTKKKKPAAKDKKETSPPKSDQSEDRNSDSNADDDSDYEPQVKTSKPSPRAVKKKKTPGRKKKPAGRKKKASDDSSDDEWLQEKKKPAAKDKKETSPPQKSDASEDRKSADDSDNEPPVKTSRPSARSAKKKPAGRKKKASDDSSDNESLKEKRKPAGRKKKASDDSSDDESLQEKKKPAAKDKKETSPPPKSDASEDRKSADDSDNEPPVKTSRPSARSVKKKPAGRKKKDASDDDEPLTKKKKPAAKDKKETSPPKSDQSEDRNSDSNADDDSDYDHQVKTSKPPARSAKKKQTPGRKKKPAGRKQKAPSERDESSDDEPLSKVAQELPAKRKRKPVQLFSKSSPVVKSKRNASRRSVNYAETSSEHSSDDEQLLVTKKTTNDSSRRATASKQKSLKDASSSEDDGSPRRKPSQESTKSKRLRGRPTKKASGNWDDDDSSDDEAAANRSNQRTKSRTKASTRKRRNQKQKTWKDVPSSISDEEAAIRTAKHTEVTRKVKVALQRCDGEDKESAAAAAAAKPTTEEEETEEKSTAEKSSEEE; the protein is encoded by the exons ATGAAAGTGAGACAGACCGTGAGGATGGACTCCAGCACTGCTAGCAGCATGGTGGCCCACCGATCTGCAG GGAAGGAAAGCTCCAGCTCTGATGAAGAGGAGTTCGTCCCGCTGTCGAAGCTCCTCATGAGGCCGCATAGCGACGACAAGAAGTCATGTGACAACGCCCAAGGCAACGCCAACTCGAGGAAGAGCGGAG CTTCGGATAATTCATCAGACGACGAGCCGCCAAAGAAACCAGCAGCGACGGAGAGAAAGGAAACTTCTCCTGCCAGATCTGACGCCTCAGAGGCCAGAAACTCCG attCCAACGCAGCTGACGACTCCGATAACGAGCCTCAGGTGAAAACATCCAAACCTTCAGCCAGAGCAGCGAAGAAGAAACCGGTCGGGAGGAAGAAGAAAG CTTCAGATGACTCCTCGGATGACGAGTCGctacaagagaagaagaaaccagcagcaaaagacaaaaaggaaactTCTCCTCCTCCCAAATCTGACGCCTCAGAGGACAGGAAGTCGGCTGATGACTCTGATAACGAGCCTCCGGTGAAAACATGCAGACCTTCAGCCAGATCAGTGAAGAAGAAACCAGCAGGCAGGAAGAAGAAAG ctTCAGATGACTCCTCAGACAACGAGTCGCTAAAAGAGAAGAGGAAACCAGCAGGCAGGAAGAAGAAAG CTTCAGACGACTCCGACGACGACGAGCCGCTgaccaagaagaagaaaccagcagcgaaagacaaaaaggaaactTCTCCTCCCAAATCTGACCAGTCAGAGGACAGAAACTCTG aTTCAAACGCAGATGATGACTCTGACTACGAGCCTCAGGTGAAAACATCCAAACCTTCACCCAGAgcagtgaagaagaagaaaaccccAGGGAGGAAGAAGAAACCAGCGGGCAGGAAGAAGAAAG CGTCAGATGATTCCTCGGATGACGAGTGGctacaagagaagaagaaaccagcagcaaaagacaaaaaggaaactTCTCCTCCTCAAAAATCTGACGCCTCAGAGGACAGGAAGTCGGCTGATGACTCCGATAACGAGCCTCCGGTGAAAACATCCAGACCTTCAGCCAGATCAGCGAAGAAGAAACCAGCAGGCAGGAAGAAGAAAG ctTCAGATGACTCCTCAGACAACGAGTCGCTAAAAGAGAAGAGGAAACCAGCAGGCAGGAAGAAGAAAG CTTCAGATGAYTCCTCRGATGACGAGTCKctacaagagaagaagaaaccagcagcaaaagacaaaaaggaaactTCTCCTCCTCCCAAATCTGACGCCTCAGAGGACAGGAAGTCGGCTGATGACTCCGATAACGAGCCTCCGGTGAAAACATCCAGACCTTCAGCCAGATCAGTGAAGAAGAAACCAGCAGGCAGGAAGAAGAAAG ACGCCTCCGACGACGACGAGCCGCTgaccaagaagaagaaaccagcagcgaaagacaaaaaggaaactTCTCCTCCCAAGTCCGACCAATCAGAGGACAGAAACTCTG aTTCAAACGCAGATGATGACTCTGACTACGATCATCAGGTGAAAACATCCAAACCTCCAGCCAGGTCAGCGAAGAAGAAACAAACTCCAGGGAGGAAGAAGAAACCAGCGGGCAGGAAGCAGAAAG cGCCGTCAGAGCGCGACGAAAGCTCCGACGACGAGCCGTTAAGCAAAGTTGCTCAGGAACTTCCTgcgaagaggaagaggaaacccGTCCAGCTGTTCTCTAAATCCTCTCCGGTTGTGAAATCCAAGAGGAACGCCTCCAGGAGGAGCG taaactaCGCCGAGACGTCGAGTGAGCACAGCTCTGATGACGAGCAGCTGCTTgtgacgaagaagacgacaaacGACTCATCCAGGAGAGCGACGGCTTCCAAACAAAAATCCCTAAAAG atgcttcGTCTTCCGAAGACGACGGCTCTCCCCGACGGAAACCGAGTCAGGAATCCACGAAGAGCAAGAGGCTGCGAGGAAGACCGACGAAGAAGGCCTcag GAAACTGGGATGACGACGACAGCTCAGATGACGAAGCTGCGGCGAATCGCTCCAACCAGAgaacaaagagcagaacaaaagcTTCGACCCGGAAACGGAGGAATCAGAAGCAGAAAACGTGGAAAG acgTGCCGAGCAGCATTTCAGACGAGGAGGCTGCGATCCGAACAGCCAAACACACAGAAGTGACCAGAAAGGTGAAAGTCGCTCTGCAGAGGTGTGACGGTGAAGACAAAGAGTCCGctgcagccgccgccgccgccaaaCCCACAACAG aagaagaagagaccGAAGAAAAGTCGACAGCAGAAAAATCCTCTGAGGAGGAATAA
- the LOC103473005 gene encoding nucleolin 2-like isoform X6 has product MKVRQTVRMDSSTASSMVAHRSAGKESSSSDEEEFVPLSKLLMRPHSDDKKSCDNAQGNANSRKSGASDNSSDDEPPKKPAATERKETSPARSDASEARNSDSNAADDSDNEPQVKTSKPSARAAKKKPVGRKKKASDDSSDDESLQEKKKPAAKDKKETSPPPKSDASEDRKSADDSDNEPPVKTXRPSARSXKKKPAGRKKKASDDSSDDESLQEKKKPAAKDKKETSPPPKSDASEDRKSADDSDNEPPVKTCRPSARSVKKKPAGRKKKASDDSSDNESLKEKRKPAGRKKKASDDSDDDEPLTKKKKPAAKDKKETSPPKSDQSEDRNSDSNADDDSDYEPQVKTSKPSPRAVKKKKTPGRKKKPAGRKKKASDDSSDDEWLQEKKKPAAKDKKETSPPQKSDASEDRKSADDSDNEPPVKTSRPSARSAKKKPAGRKKKDASDDDEPLTKKKKPAAKDKKETSPPKSDQSEDRNSDSNADDDSDYDHQVKTSKPPARSAKKKQTPGRKKKPAGRKQKAPSERDESSDDEPLSKVAQELPAKRKRKPVQLFSKSSPVVKSKRNASRRSVNYAETSSEHSSDDEQLLVTKKTTNDSSRRATASKQKSLKDASSSEDDGSPRRKPSQESTKSKRLRGRPTKKASGNWDDDDSSDDEAAANRSNQRTKSRTKASTRKRRNQKQKTWKDVPSSISDEEAAIRTAKHTEVTRKVKVALQRCDGEDKESAAAAAAAKPTTEEEETEEKSTAEKSSEEE; this is encoded by the exons ATGAAAGTGAGACAGACCGTGAGGATGGACTCCAGCACTGCTAGCAGCATGGTGGCCCACCGATCTGCAG GGAAGGAAAGCTCCAGCTCTGATGAAGAGGAGTTCGTCCCGCTGTCGAAGCTCCTCATGAGGCCGCATAGCGACGACAAGAAGTCATGTGACAACGCCCAAGGCAACGCCAACTCGAGGAAGAGCGGAG CTTCGGATAATTCATCAGACGACGAGCCGCCAAAGAAACCAGCAGCGACGGAGAGAAAGGAAACTTCTCCTGCCAGATCTGACGCCTCAGAGGCCAGAAACTCCG attCCAACGCAGCTGACGACTCCGATAACGAGCCTCAGGTGAAAACATCCAAACCTTCAGCCAGAGCAGCGAAGAAGAAACCGGTCGGGAGGAAGAAGAAAG CTTCAGATGATTCCTCAGATGACGAGTCTctacaagagaagaagaaaccagcagcaaaagacaaaaaggaaactTCTCCTCCTCCCAAATCTGACGCCTCAGAGGACAGGAAGTCGGCTGATGACTCYGATAACGAGCCTCCGGTGAAAACAYCCAGACCTTCAGCCAGATCAGYGAAGAAGAAACCAGCAGGCAGGAAGAAGAAAG CTTCAGATGACTCCTCGGATGACGAGTCGctacaagagaagaagaaaccagcagcaaaagacaaaaaggaaactTCTCCTCCTCCCAAATCTGACGCCTCAGAGGACAGGAAGTCGGCTGATGACTCTGATAACGAGCCTCCGGTGAAAACATGCAGACCTTCAGCCAGATCAGTGAAGAAGAAACCAGCAGGCAGGAAGAAGAAAG ctTCAGATGACTCCTCAGACAACGAGTCGCTAAAAGAGAAGAGGAAACCAGCAGGCAGGAAGAAGAAAG CTTCAGACGACTCCGACGACGACGAGCCGCTgaccaagaagaagaaaccagcagcgaaagacaaaaaggaaactTCTCCTCCCAAATCTGACCAGTCAGAGGACAGAAACTCTG aTTCAAACGCAGATGATGACTCTGACTACGAGCCTCAGGTGAAAACATCCAAACCTTCACCCAGAgcagtgaagaagaagaaaaccccAGGGAGGAAGAAGAAACCAGCGGGCAGGAAGAAGAAAG CGTCAGATGATTCCTCGGATGACGAGTGGctacaagagaagaagaaaccagcagcaaaagacaaaaaggaaactTCTCCTCCTCAAAAATCTGACGCCTCAGAGGACAGGAAGTCGGCTGATGACTCCGATAACGAGCCTCCGGTGAAAACATCCAGACCTTCAGCCAGATCAGCGAAGAAGAAACCAGCAGGCAGGAAGAAGAAAG ACGCCTCCGACGACGACGAGCCGCTgaccaagaagaagaaaccagcagcgaaagacaaaaaggaaactTCTCCTCCCAAGTCCGACCAATCAGAGGACAGAAACTCTG aTTCAAACGCAGATGATGACTCTGACTACGATCATCAGGTGAAAACATCCAAACCTCCAGCCAGGTCAGCGAAGAAGAAACAAACTCCAGGGAGGAAGAAGAAACCAGCGGGCAGGAAGCAGAAAG cGCCGTCAGAGCGCGACGAAAGCTCCGACGACGAGCCGTTAAGCAAAGTTGCTCAGGAACTTCCTgcgaagaggaagaggaaacccGTCCAGCTGTTCTCTAAATCCTCTCCGGTTGTGAAATCCAAGAGGAACGCCTCCAGGAGGAGCG taaactaCGCCGAGACGTCGAGTGAGCACAGCTCTGATGACGAGCAGCTGCTTgtgacgaagaagacgacaaacGACTCATCCAGGAGAGCGACGGCTTCCAAACAAAAATCCCTAAAAG atgcttcGTCTTCCGAAGACGACGGCTCTCCCCGACGGAAACCGAGTCAGGAATCCACGAAGAGCAAGAGGCTGCGAGGAAGACCGACGAAGAAGGCCTcag GAAACTGGGATGACGACGACAGCTCAGATGACGAAGCTGCGGCGAATCGCTCCAACCAGAgaacaaagagcagaacaaaagcTTCGACCCGGAAACGGAGGAATCAGAAGCAGAAAACGTGGAAAG acgTGCCGAGCAGCATTTCAGACGAGGAGGCTGCGATCCGAACAGCCAAACACACAGAAGTGACCAGAAAGGTGAAAGTCGCTCTGCAGAGGTGTGACGGTGAAGACAAAGAGTCCGctgcagccgccgccgccgccaaaCCCACAACAG aagaagaagagaccGAAGAAAAGTCGACAGCAGAAAAATCCTCTGAGGAGGAATAA
- the LOC103473005 gene encoding nucleolar and coiled-body phosphoprotein 1-like isoform X5, with protein MKVRQTVRMDSSTASSMVAHRSAGKESSSSDEEEFVPLSKLLMRPHSDDKKSCDNAQGNANSRKSGASDNSSDDEPPKKPAATERKETSPARSDASEARNSDSNAADDSDNEPQVKTSKPSARAAKKKPVGRKKKASDDSSDDESLQEKKKPAAKDKKETSPPPKSDASEDRKSADDSDNEPPVKTXRPSARSXKKKPAGRKKKASDDSSDNESLKEKRKPAGRKKKASDDSDDDEPLTKKKKPAAKDKKETSPPKSDQSEDRNSDSNADDDSDYEPQVKTSKPSPRAVKKKKTPGRKKKPAGRKKKASDDSSDDEWLQEKKKPAAKDKKETSPPQKSDASEDRKSADDSDNEPPVKTSRPSARSAKKKPAGRKKKASDDSSDNESLKEKRKPAGRKKKASDDSSDDESLQEKKKPAAKDKKETSPPPKSDASEDRKSADDSDNEPPVKTSRPSARSVKKKPAGRKKKDASDDDEPLTKKKKPAAKDKKETSPPKSDQSEDRNSDSNADDDSDYDHQVKTSKPPARSAKKKQTPGRKKKPAGRKQKAPSERDESSDDEPLSKVAQELPAKRKRKPVQLFSKSSPVVKSKRNASRRSVNYAETSSEHSSDDEQLLVTKKTTNDSSRRATASKQKSLKDASSSEDDGSPRRKPSQESTKSKRLRGRPTKKASGNWDDDDSSDDEAAANRSNQRTKSRTKASTRKRRNQKQKTWKDVPSSISDEEAAIRTAKHTEVTRKVKVALQRCDGEDKESAAAAAAAKPTTEEEETEEKSTAEKSSEEE; from the exons ATGAAAGTGAGACAGACCGTGAGGATGGACTCCAGCACTGCTAGCAGCATGGTGGCCCACCGATCTGCAG GGAAGGAAAGCTCCAGCTCTGATGAAGAGGAGTTCGTCCCGCTGTCGAAGCTCCTCATGAGGCCGCATAGCGACGACAAGAAGTCATGTGACAACGCCCAAGGCAACGCCAACTCGAGGAAGAGCGGAG CTTCGGATAATTCATCAGACGACGAGCCGCCAAAGAAACCAGCAGCGACGGAGAGAAAGGAAACTTCTCCTGCCAGATCTGACGCCTCAGAGGCCAGAAACTCCG attCCAACGCAGCTGACGACTCCGATAACGAGCCTCAGGTGAAAACATCCAAACCTTCAGCCAGAGCAGCGAAGAAGAAACCGGTCGGGAGGAAGAAGAAAG CTTCAGATGATTCCTCAGATGACGAGTCTctacaagagaagaagaaaccagcagcaaaagacaaaaaggaaactTCTCCTCCTCCCAAATCTGACGCCTCAGAGGACAGGAAGTCGGCTGATGACTCYGATAACGAGCCTCCGGTGAAAACAYCCAGACCTTCAGCCAGATCAGYGAAGAAGAAACCAGCAGGCAGGAAGAAGAAAG ctTCAGATGACTCCTCAGACAACGAGTCGCTAAAAGAGAAGAGGAAACCAGCAGGCAGGAAGAAGAAAG CTTCAGACGACTCCGACGACGACGAGCCGCTgaccaagaagaagaaaccagcagcgaaagacaaaaaggaaactTCTCCTCCCAAATCTGACCAGTCAGAGGACAGAAACTCTG aTTCAAACGCAGATGATGACTCTGACTACGAGCCTCAGGTGAAAACATCCAAACCTTCACCCAGAgcagtgaagaagaagaaaaccccAGGGAGGAAGAAGAAACCAGCGGGCAGGAAGAAGAAAG CGTCAGATGATTCCTCGGATGACGAGTGGctacaagagaagaagaaaccagcagcaaaagacaaaaaggaaactTCTCCTCCTCAAAAATCTGACGCCTCAGAGGACAGGAAGTCGGCTGATGACTCCGATAACGAGCCTCCGGTGAAAACATCCAGACCTTCAGCCAGATCAGCGAAGAAGAAACCAGCAGGCAGGAAGAAGAAAG ctTCAGATGACTCCTCAGACAACGAGTCGCTAAAAGAGAAGAGGAAACCAGCAGGCAGGAAGAAGAAAG CTTCAGATGAYTCCTCRGATGACGAGTCKctacaagagaagaagaaaccagcagcaaaagacaaaaaggaaactTCTCCTCCTCCCAAATCTGACGCCTCAGAGGACAGGAAGTCGGCTGATGACTCCGATAACGAGCCTCCGGTGAAAACATCCAGACCTTCAGCCAGATCAGTGAAGAAGAAACCAGCAGGCAGGAAGAAGAAAG ACGCCTCCGACGACGACGAGCCGCTgaccaagaagaagaaaccagcagcgaaagacaaaaaggaaactTCTCCTCCCAAGTCCGACCAATCAGAGGACAGAAACTCTG aTTCAAACGCAGATGATGACTCTGACTACGATCATCAGGTGAAAACATCCAAACCTCCAGCCAGGTCAGCGAAGAAGAAACAAACTCCAGGGAGGAAGAAGAAACCAGCGGGCAGGAAGCAGAAAG cGCCGTCAGAGCGCGACGAAAGCTCCGACGACGAGCCGTTAAGCAAAGTTGCTCAGGAACTTCCTgcgaagaggaagaggaaacccGTCCAGCTGTTCTCTAAATCCTCTCCGGTTGTGAAATCCAAGAGGAACGCCTCCAGGAGGAGCG taaactaCGCCGAGACGTCGAGTGAGCACAGCTCTGATGACGAGCAGCTGCTTgtgacgaagaagacgacaaacGACTCATCCAGGAGAGCGACGGCTTCCAAACAAAAATCCCTAAAAG atgcttcGTCTTCCGAAGACGACGGCTCTCCCCGACGGAAACCGAGTCAGGAATCCACGAAGAGCAAGAGGCTGCGAGGAAGACCGACGAAGAAGGCCTcag GAAACTGGGATGACGACGACAGCTCAGATGACGAAGCTGCGGCGAATCGCTCCAACCAGAgaacaaagagcagaacaaaagcTTCGACCCGGAAACGGAGGAATCAGAAGCAGAAAACGTGGAAAG acgTGCCGAGCAGCATTTCAGACGAGGAGGCTGCGATCCGAACAGCCAAACACACAGAAGTGACCAGAAAGGTGAAAGTCGCTCTGCAGAGGTGTGACGGTGAAGACAAAGAGTCCGctgcagccgccgccgccgccaaaCCCACAACAG aagaagaagagaccGAAGAAAAGTCGACAGCAGAAAAATCCTCTGAGGAGGAATAA